A window of Pseudoalteromonas sp. MEBiC 03607 genomic DNA:
TTTTACTCGCTTACACCAATCGTTTTTTGGTGCTCGCCCAACTTATTCGTGAACTGAATGCGCGCGAAGGGGAAAGTATTCGCCCTCTTGTTGTCGCACAAATTACCAACTTAAGAAAGCGCATTAAGTTAATAAGAGTGATGCAAGTATACGGCGTTGCCTCATTTTTAATGTGCACCTTATCAATGTTCGCTTTATTTATAGAATTTAATACCACAGGCATCATCTTATTTGGGATTAGCCTAGCTTGCTTAGCGATGTCACTTTTAACCTCTTTGTATGAGATCCACATTTCATGCGATGCCATCGAAATCGAATTAAAAAATATCGAAAAAAAACCAGTAGCTGATAAGGCAGAGTAAATTTCTGCCTCTATACTTATTGTTACGAGATGCAACAATAAGTGGTGTGTTTGTGGAAGATTTTTTATTTTCTGATGAGCAGCTAGAAGAAAATAACGTTCCTATTGATGAATCAGAATGTTGGCATATTCTTGTTGTTGACGATGAAGAAGATATTCACCAAGTTACGAAATTAGTGCTAGCTGGCTTCACTTTCGAAAATAAAGGTCTGCGCTTTTATGACGCCTATTCAGCAGCCGAAGCAAAAGAGTTATTAAAGCAAAATATTCCTTTTTCAGTCGCACTTGTCGATGTTGTCATGGAAACAAACCATGCAGGGCTTGAGCTTATCCAATACATTCGCGATGAAATAGAAAACCATGATATTCGCTTAATTCTGCGTACAGGTCAGCCTGGAGAGGCACCTGAAGAGTCGATTATCCGTGATTATGATATAAACGATTACAAGAATAAAACCGAACTAACGGCTATAAAAATTAAGACGCTTCTTTATTCTGCACTCAGAGGGCATCGCGATATACAAATTATTGATCGCCATAAAAGTGGCCTAGAGCAAATTATTAATGCGTCTGCGAATTTCTTAAAATGCGATAGTGTTAACGAATTTGCATCCACTATTTTGAGTCACGTCACGAATGTAATGGGGATTAATGACGCACAAATCTATTGCGCTGCAGCAGTTAATTTTCAGTCCTCGCCGGCGAAAGATTTTCAACTATTAGCCGCGTCGGGAGTTGGACCAACGCCGAATCAAAATACTATTCCAGATGAGGTGAAAAGTTTATTTATTGACGCCCATGAGCGTAAATCATCATTAAAAACGAGCACCGACTATATTGGTTACTTTCCGACAAAAGCAGGCCTTGAGACCATGTTATATGTTCATAAAGGAAGTAAACTGCAAACAACCGATCATCAACTATTAGAGTTTTACGCGAACAATATTGCCCTAGCCTACGACAACCTTAAGCTTAGAGAAATGGTTAAAGAATCACAAAAAGAGTTGTCTTACATTTTAGGTGAAGCCGTTGAAAAACGCTCTAAAGAAACAGGCTCGCATGTTAAGCGCGTTGCTTTATATAGTGAATTACTTGCAAAACTATCACAACTCAGTCCATTTCAATGTGAAATTATCAAGCTCGCTTCACCACTACATGACATTGGTAAAATTAGTATTCCTGATAGCATCTTAAATAAGCCAGGTAAATTAACTGATGAAGAATGGAAAATAATGCAAACTCATGCAGAAGTGGGTTACGAAATTTTAAAAAATTCAAGTAACGAAATTCTGACTTGCGGCGCTTTGATTTCATATCAGCATCACGAAAAATGGGATGGTTCAGGTTATCCGCAAGGTTTAATTGGCAATGAAATCAACATTGTTGGTCGCATAACCGCCCTTGCCGATGTGTTTGATGCGCTATGTAGCGACCGTTGCTACAAGCTTGCTTGGCCCTTAGATGAAGCACTGTCATTGATAAAAGAGCAACGTTCGAAACATTTTGATCCAAATCTTGTTGACTTGTTACTTGAAAATTTACCACTTTTCCTTGAGATTAAAGATCGTTACCCTGACTAGATGTAACTTTTCTGTAAAACGAACTTCCCAAAACAGGTACTATAATTTACTATGCCACTGTAGATTATAATTATATTGCCTGGATGTAGGGCTTACTTATAACAAGGGACTATATAAAGTGAGATTTGAACAACTTGAACAGTTTGTAGCATTAGGCGTATTAAGGCATTTTCGCCAAGCTGCTGAAAAAACACAAATAAGCACTTCAGCGTTAACCCGGAGTATTCAAACTCTTGAAGACGAAATTGGTTATGAGCTGGTAACTCGCTCAACCCGCTCCGTTAAGTTAACCAAAGAAGGTGAAATTTTCTTAGAATATGCGCAACAAACCCTCGACAATCTAGAAGAAACAAAACAACATCTTTTCGAATCACTAAATGGCTGCGCAAGCGAAAAGCTTGTTATTGGTTACACTAATAAAGCCAGTGCTGTCGTTCCTGTATCTTGCGGGCAATTTTTAGCGCAGTATCCACATGTAAAAATCGAGATGCAACTACAAGAGCAAAGCGAGCTAATGCGTAAGCTACAGCTTGGTGAAATTGATATTAGTGTTTGTTCGCAAGCAATGAATAGTATAGGAAGCGATATCCATTTACCTGACCAACTGATTTTATTTGTTGCTAAAGATCATCCATTAGCGAATAAGAGTGATATCAGCAAACGCGATTTTGCCGACTACCCTATGTACAGCTGCTTTTCACAATCGAAACAAGTACAACAGATGCTAAACGACGCCATTGATTCATTCGATAAGTCAGCCAGTGTTAAAGTAGGTAGTATTGAACAAGTTATGGAAGGACTAAAACGATCGAACCATATTGCAATAGCTAGTATTGAACACGCAAACAATGTTGCTTCTGATCCGGCCTTGCAGCTTTTAAAAACCAACAAAGGTGTTGCTCAAGAGCAGCTTGTTATACAAACAAATCAAAAAATCAACGACAACTCTCATGTAAGTCACTTGCTTGATCTTATTGAAAAAATGGCCTTAGCAAGCCAGCATTAGTCGTCTCTTATATCTGCTAGCCTGAATTAAACAGGCTAGCTCTCCCGTCTTTTACTGATCACTTATTTATTGCATAAAAAGCGTGCATCGCATTATTTTTCAGATACACTTACGCACCTTTTTTTTATTGTGTATATAAATGAACGCTCAGCTGATTTCTGACACTTATTTAGATGCAATTGAACAAGCTGGTTATGCTATTGTTGAAAACGCGATTGATGAAACATTAATCAATGATTTAATCGCCGACTGCTATCGTATAAATCCGCATTTTCACACAGCGGGTATTGGTCGTTTAAACGACCAACAAATTGATAAAAATGTCCGTAAAGATAAGACCTTTTGGTTTGATAGTTCAAGCCAAGCACAAATTACTTATCTGGCGACCATGGAAGCAATAAAAACGCAGTTAAATCGTAGTTTTTATTTAGGGTTATTTGACTACGAATGCCATTATGCAAAGTATCAACAAGGTGACTTTTATAAAAAGCACTATGATGCCTTCAAAGGCCGTTCGAACCGTATTTTCACAACAGTTTGTTACTTAAATACGCCAGAATCTGGCGGTGAGTTGGTGATTTACAAGCCGAAAAGTAAAGATATCGAGATTGTCGTAAAACCTCAAGCTGGCATGCTGGTAATGTTTGAAAGCGAACGCTTTATGCATGAGGTATTACCCGCAAATGATGTTCGCTACTCTATTGCGGGTTGGTTCAGAAAAAATGCCTCGATCAGCGGCATTATCGACCCACCTAGATAATTAAAATGGCAGTGGCAAGGATGCTGCTAAACCGATAAAAATCACTAACCCCACATAGTGATTATTCAAAAATGCTTTGAAGCAAGGATCTCGCTCTCGTTTATGAATAAGCATTTGTTGATAAAGTAAAAACCCAACCGCTGCCACTAAACCCAACCAATAAGGCAAACCAAGATGGTTACTCATGCCGATGAAAACAAGAATCGCGATAAATAAGGCATTGAGTAAAAAGATGATGTGTCTGTCATAGCTGGCAAACAAGATTGCCGTTGACTTAACCCCTATTTTTAAATCGTCATCTCTATCAACCATGGCATACATGGTGTCATAAGCCACAGTCCAAACAAGATTAGCGGTAAATAGTAGCCAGGCTTCTAATGGTACTGAACCAATTGATGCCATATAGGCCATCGGAATTGCCCAACTAAATGCAGCACCAAGCACTACTTGCGGTAATTGGGTATAACGCTTCATAAATGGGTAACAAAACGCCAGTGCTAAAGCACCAAATGAAAGCAAAATAGTTGACCAGCTAAGTAACATAACCAATCCGAATGCCACTGCAATAAGTAACACAAACAAACTCATTGCCTCTGCACTAGAAACCAGTCCTGCAGCCAGAGGGCGCTGAGCAGTTCGCTTTACTGAACCATCGATTTTACGATCGGCAAAGTCATTGATCACACAACCTGCACTTCGCATCACAAAGACACCTAAGCTAAACACTACAAAATTTAACAAACTAGGCGTGCCTTGATTAGCAAGCCATAAAGCCCAATATGTTGGCCACAATAGCAACAAAGTACCGATTGGCTTATCCGTTCGCATCAGTTGTTTGTAATAAGGAATGTTTGCGCGATGTAATGCAGCTAATTTCATAAGTAGATATATGCCTCAGGTAAGAACACTTCAGCCACAAGAAAGTGAGCATTTGATAATGCGAACACGCTGCGTCGGCCCCACAAAGAATTTGACGGTAAGCCAAGGTGAGCTGTTAACGCTTGAATGGCATGCTGCTGAGAAAATTCAGCCACCTCGATTTCTGTTCGCTGCAAGCTGGGGTCTTGAAAAATAACATCGCCAAGCGGCCTCGTCCCCATATTTAACAACTGCTGTTTCTTTAAAGTATCGTCTGCTGGTAGCCAACTCTGCGCATAAACCATAGGTTTACCATCGCACAATAATAGCACCTCGCGGTTTAATGCCTGACTTAAAGAGGTATTTAGTAGCGCTTGTTGCTCGGCAGTTAAATCAAAAGGCGCTTCGTTTAGTACCTCAACTGAAAAAGCCTGACAGTGACTTTTGAGCTTAGCTGTTAATGAACCGGCTTCAAGCAGCCAACCTTGCTGTTGTTGCGTCAAATCTGGAAATGCTGAAGCAGGCTGCCAATTTGCAGCTAATGAAACTGGGAATGTGATCACAACGACTCATTATTTTTAAAAACCGTGCAAATGATATCACTGCTGCACGTTTGGCAAAAGTCATGATTTAATCTCAAGCACGGTTAAAAATCACAGAACAGCCTGTATCTCAAGCGAATTTGGGTATAGACTAAAACCATTGAAAGGGTGGAATATTTTTAATTATGAAAACATCAGTGTTATCAATTTACTTAGTCAGTATGCTACTAATTGGCGCAATGACCAGTCTGTCTGCACAGGCTGAGTCAAAAGTTGGCTACTTTGGTTTTGAGCCTGATATCATCACCAACTACATAGGCCAAGGTAATAAGAAGCTAGGCTACGTGCGCATTACCGTTGACCTTATGCTAAATGATACAGCCGATATCAGCGTTGTTGAACATCACACCCCTCTACTGCGTGATGCGATTGTTGAAATACTCTCAAAAGAGCCTGAAGAAAACATTAAATCGCTTACTGGTCGAGAAGAAATCAGAAAACGCTGTACTGCAAAATTAAAGTCACTACTTAAACAAGAAACTGGCCAAGAAATTGTCAGAGAAGTGTTATTTACTAAGTATTTGTACCATTAATAGTTTGTTTAATAAAAAAGGCGGTTTAACCGCCTTTTTTATTTACGTGTAAGCAGCTTATCAGACACAGCATATGCCATACCAGCCAGCAAACCTGCTAAGTGAGCCCAATTCGCCATACTCACTGGCAACATATCTACAAAGCCTAGAATAAGCCAAACCAACATAAAACCAACAATACTATTGCTGACTAAAGGTGGTTCGTTAGGGCGCATTGCACTATAAATCCAGCAAAACCCAAGCAAACCATAAACAACGCCACTTAATCCACCAAAATTAGGGCCTACAACTATAAATTGTGCCCAATTACTAATAAACGCTGTAACTAAAAATAACCCTACTAAGGTTAATTTACCGCTGCGCTTTTCAATATCGTTACCCAGCGTCATCCACCAGATCAAATTAAAAATAAGATGGATAGAGCTAAAATGCACAATGGCAGGGGTAAGCCAAGTAAGTGGCTTGGCAGGGTTAAATTGGAGCATGCCATAAATAGTTTCAAAGCCGCCCATCAGAAAAGCAACAAAGATGACTATAGATACTAAGGTTACGGTACGATTAAGCCAACTTAAAGCCTTAAATCGCGCTTTTAAATCAAGTGATTGGCCTTGATATGACAACGGCGATTGTGTACTTCCTACCTGCCATGAAGCTTGTAAGTACTTTTCATCGTTGGGATTTTCAGCAAACTCTTGCCATAAAGGTTGAGCTTGATGAAAATGCTCTGGAGCAACACAAATAATCACAGTTTGTCCATCTTGCGAGCGCAGCTCACCTTGTAATCCTTTACTTTTAATGTAGTCAATAAAGCCTTGTGCGGCGCGCGGATTATTAATGCTGCCCAGTTCAATCATCGTTCTATATGCTCCGGAAGTTGCGTTTGCCACGCAGTAAAGCCACCATCCATGCTGTAAACATCTTCAAAGCCTTGTTCAACTAAATAGCTCGCAGCACCTTGAGAACTTACGCCATGATAACAAACGATGATGATTGGCTGATCAAACTCTTTGTTCATCATAAACTCGCTGATATTTGCATTCGATAAATGCTCAGCGCCTGGAATATGTCCGCTTTGAAATGAATTCGGATCGCGAATATCGGCAATCACGACATCGTCTTTTTCTAACAGCGAAAAGGTTTCGCTAACTGAAATATGTTTATACGACATAATACTCTCTAAACTAAAAAGGCGGCCTAAAGCCGCCTTAATTTTGAGGCTTTTAGACCTTCATTTAATCCCAATTCAGGATAACTTTACCAGACTGGCCTGAAATCATTGTATCAAAGCCTTTTTGGAAGTCATCTACCGAGAATTGATGCGTGATAATTGGGTTAAGATCAAGACCAGACTGAATTAGACTCGCCATCTTATACCAAGTTTCAAACATTTCGCGACCATAAATACCTTTAATGATAAGGCCTTTAAAAATAACTTGGTTCCAATCCACCGCCATATCTGAAGGCGGAATACCTAGCATAGCGATTTTTCCGCCGTGGTTCATGTTATTTAGCATGCTATTAAATGCAACGGGTACGCCTGACATTTCAAGACCAATATCAAAGCCTTCTGTCATGCCAAGCTCTTTCATTACATCTTCAAGCTTTTCATTTGCTACATTTACTGCACGAGTCGCACCCATTTTACGTGCTAAATCTAGGCGGTATTCGTTTACGTCTGTGATAACTACATGACGCGCACCAACATGTTTAGCAACCGCAGCTGCCATGATACCAATTGGGCCTGCACCTGTAATTAATACATCTTCACCCACTAAATCGAACGACAATGCGGTGTGAACTGCATTACCAAATGGGTCAAAAATTGAGGCTAATTCATCTGAGATATTATCTGGAATTTTAAATGCATTAAAAGCAGGGATCACAAGGTATTCTGCAAATGCGCCTTCACGATTAACACCAACACCAGTTGTATTACGACATAAATGCACACGACCAGCACGGCAGTTACGGCAATGACCACAAGTAATATGGCCTTCGCCAGAGACACGGTCACCTACTTGGAAACCACGTACTTCCTGACCCATATCAATTACTTCACCAACATACTCGTGGCCAACAACCATAGGAGTTGGAATTGTATTTTGTGCCCACTCATCCCATTTATAAATATGGACATCTGTTCCACAAATTGCTGTTTTGCGGATTTTAATAAGCAGATCGTTATGGCCAACTTCTGGCTTTGGCGCATCAGTCATCCAGATCCCTGGTTCTGCTTTTAATTTAGATAATGCTTTCATGATTTACACTCAATTAAACAAAACCGAAGCAAAAGCTTCGGTTTAGGAAATAAAATTAGATAACACCCATTTCTTTACCAATACGGGTAAAGGCAGCAATAGCGGTATCTAATTGCTCTTTTGTATGCGCCGCAGAGATCTGCGTACGGATACGTGCTTGGCCTTTAGGTACAACAGGGAATGAGAAACCTGTTACATAAATACCTTCGGCAAGTAATTTGTCTGCCATCATAGAAGCGACTTTTGCATCGCCTAACATAACTGGGATAATTGCATGGTCTTTACCTGCGCAGGTAAATCCTGCCGCTTCCATTTGTTCACGGAAATATTTTGCGTTATCCCAAAGTTTTGCGCGTAACTCACCGCCATTGCTCAGCATTTCAAGTACTTTAATCGACGCAGTAACAATTGATGGCGCAAGTGAGTTTGAGAAAAGATAAGGACGAGAACGCTGACGTAACCACTCTACAATTTCTTTTTTACCAGATGTGTAACCGCCTGATGCGCCACCAAGTGCTTTACCAAGTGTACCTGTGATGATATCAACACGGTCAAGAACACCACAGTACTCCGGCGTACCTTTACCATTTTCACCAACAAAACCAACAGCGTGAGAGTCATCAACCATAACTAAGGCATCGTATTTGTCAGCAAGGTCACAAACCGCTTTAAGATTACAAATCACACCGTCCATTGAGAAAACACCGTCAGTTGCGATTAGTTTTGTTTTAGCACCCGCTTCATCAGCAGCAATAAGTTGCTTTTCAAGGTCGCTCATGTCGTTATTAGCGTAACGGAAGCGCTTTGCTTTACAAAGGCGAACACCATCAATAATTGAGGCGTGGTTTAGCGCATCAGAGATAATTGCATCATCTGGGCCGAGAATTGTTTCGAATAAACCAGCGTTTGCATCAAAACAAGATGAGTAAAGAATCGTATCTTCGGTTTCTAAAAATTCAGAAATCTTTTGCTCTAATGTTTTATGAATATCTTGAGTACCACAAATAAAACGCACCGATGCAACACCAAAACCATGGTCATCTAAACCTTGTTGCGCGGCCTTGATCAGCTCAGGGCTATTGGCTAAACCTAAATAGTTGTTCGCACAAAAATTGATTACCTTATCACCTGAGGCAACTTCAATTTGAGCTTGCTGCTGCGATGTAATAACACGTTCACTTTTGTATAAACCTTCAGCTTTTACTTCGTCGATTTGCTGTTGCAGCTGATTAAAAAACGCAGATGCTCTCATCTGTAATCTCCAAATATTCTTGTATCTAACCAGAAATGATTAGCATGACTGTAAAATTTGCGCCTATTGTAAAAGCTTAGACGAACAATTGCACTGTTTGCAGTTCGTCGCAAACCTTGAGGCTAAGGAAATAAAACTGGTCTTACCTGCTAAGACTGTAAAATTAAAGCAGGTAAATCAGCTAAAGACTCACATACGTAATCAGCATGTTGTTCTGTTGATTCAGCATAACTTTGCCCTGAACGAACCAGCACACGGGTCGCGATTTTCGCTCTTTCTGCTGCAATTAAGTCGCCCAGCTTATCGCCTACCATAATACTTTGTGAGGGAGTAATACTATGCTCTTCAATGGCTTGTAACAGCATGCCAGGAGCAGGCTTACGACAATGACAATCCTGTAAATAGGCAGGCTCTGCTTTAGTCGGATGATGCGGGCAAAAGTACACATCAAGAATTGGCACGTCATGACGCATAAACTCAGCTTTCATCCAGTCTGTAAGGTTTAAAAAGTCTTGTTCTGAATAGTAGCCACGCCCAATACCTGACTGATTAGTCACAATGACAATTTCATAACCTGCATCAATAAACTTTTTGCACGCATCAAACACACCGGGTAAAAACTCAAACTCATCCGGTTTATATACATAACCGTGATCAGCATTAACCACACCATCGCGGTCTAAAAACAGTACTTTACTCATGACAATTGCTCTTTATCTACAACACGGTTAAACATAGCTATAACCTCATCAATGCTTATTTGCGTCATTAAATCAGCTCCTTTAACGCGTGTTCCCCAAGGTAGCTCTTGAGCTGTTTTCCCTGTCTGTTCACGTAAGTTTTGGTGGTACACCTCAACCACGTAATCTAGATACAAGTATGGACCTGTACGTTTCGGGTTTGAGTGGGCATACAAACCTATTACAGGTGTACCAACAGTTACAGCCATGTGTGCAGGCCCCGTATCAGGAGCTAAAACTAAAGAAGCACGCTTCAACACACACAACAACTCTTTAAGCTTAGTTTTACCTACTAAGTTAAGCACAGGCGCATTCGTTTGCGAAATTATTTGTTCAGACAACTCTATTTCTAAAGGTGTTGGTCCTCCTGTGATAACCACCGAAAAACCTTGCTGATACGCGTGCTCTGCAAGTGCCGCATAACGCTCGGGCAACCAATTACGCTCTTTTTTACTTGCCGCAGGTGAGATAACAAAAATACGCCCAGCTAAACGTTCTTCACCCAATAAGGCATCAGCAGCTTGTTGATGTTCATCTGTGATTGGCATTTGCCAGTGAGGCGCATAGTCAGGTACACCAATCGCTTGAGCAAAGCCCTTAAAGCCCTCAAGGACATGTGCCTCAGATTGCGGAGCAATACGCTTATTAATGAATAAACTATGTAACTCTTTTGAACGAGCCCAATCAAACCCTACTTTGACTTTTGCCGGAATACAACGAGCTGCTAAATTTGCTCTTAGCGCCACTTGCATGTGTAAGAGCACATCAAATTTACGCCCCTTGAAAGTATCTTTTAGATGCTGATAGGCCTGTTTACCCTGTTTTTTATCAAATACAACAAATTCAACGCCCGGTAAATCAGCCAACAACATAGCCTCAACTTTACCTATCACCCAGGTAATTTTTGCCTTCGGATGTGCCTTTTGAATTGCTTGCACTGCGGATACGGCGTGACATACATCACCAATAGCCGAAAGCCTTAAAATACAAATATCTGAATAGGAGGTTGATTGAGTCACGTGCGCCCTTAGCTACAGCAAATAATATGCGATCTTAAATTAACTTGATGCTAATGCAAGCACTTATGCGAAAAGCTAAAAATACGGTAAGATAGCGCTAATTCTATTTAATCTTGAAGTTGTTATGTTCGAAACTCAGCATCTACAAAACACCACCCTTTTGTGTCACCCTGACTACAAAGATGAGCTCACGCAACAGTGGTTCGATGCCAGCTACTGGCAACAACAAGAAAAAATAGTTGGCGCAAAAAAAGGCCGCGCAACAGCGTGGTTTTTTAAACATCAACAGCTCACAGGTGTTCTGCGCCACTATTGGCGAGGAGGACTCGTTGGTAAGCTACTCAGCGATCAGTACCTATACTTTGGCTTAAAACAAACCCGAGTTTATAAAGAATTTACACTAATGATGCGTTTGCGTGAGCTTGGCCTGAATGTGCCCACACCGATTGGGGCCAAAATTAAAACCAGCGGCTTTATCTATCGGGGCGATATCATCACCGAGGCAGTGACAGGCGCAAAAAGTGTGTTAGATATTTTAATCACTCGCCCACTAAGCCAGTCTGAACTCAAAGCGATTGCAGCCACCCTCAGCGATTTTCACAATCACGGGGTATACCACGCAGATTTAAACATCAATAACATCTTGTTCGATGATACTGGTACGGTGTTTATCATCGACTTTGACCGCGGTGAAATCAAAAAGCCGCACCCTAGCTGGCAAACAGAGAATATTAAACGCCTTGCTCGTTCATTTGCAAAAGAGCAAGGCCGTAACGAAGAAATGCATTGGCGACAAAGTGATTGGCAGTCACTAATATGTGACTACCAAGCTTTGCTTAAGACTTAATCTTGCTAATTACGTTAGATGTTGAGCAACCATTAAGAAACTCAAGCACTTCGACTTTACCGCCATGGCGTAATACATGATCAGCTCCGGCAATTTGGTCAACAGTGTAATCGCCGCCTTTTACTAGTACATCGGGGCTAATTTGCTCAATGAGCTTAGCTGGTGTGTCATTCTCTTCAACGCTACCAAATGGAATAACCCAGTCAACAGACGCCAGCGCACTTAAAACCATGGCACGTTCATCGAGTGGATTAATTGGTCTTTGTGGGCCTTTTAAGCGAGTGATAGACTCGTCATTATTTAAGCCAACAACAAGCCTGTCACCACGAGCTTTTGCCTGTGCAAGGTAGCGTACGTGACCTGCATGAAGAATATCAAAACAGCCATTAGTGAAAACAATTTTTTCACCATTTTGTTTGGCAAACTCTATATGCTGAAGTACATCTTCAAACGGTGTTTGATAATGCTCGCCAGTTTGCTGTAAATATTGACCAAGCTTACGGCTGAGTTCTTCAGGCGAAACAGTGGCAGCTCCAAGCTTGCTTACAGCAATACCTGCTGCAAGGTTGGCAATTTCAACAGCATCTTTTGCTGCCATACCAGCGCCTAGCATCACTGCTAATGTCGCAATTACAGTATCGCCGGCACCGGTTACATCGCTAACTTCAAGCTGTTGGGCTGCAAAATCATGTTTTTCTGTCTGACTAATTAACGACATACCATGCTCTGAGCGCGTTAATAGCATCGCAGCTATGCCCGCTTCACTAATTAATTTACGAGCACTGTCAGTCAAGTTTTGCTCAGAGTCCGTCAAACCACCAGCAAGCTTAAACTCATTTAGGTTAGGCGTAATATAGTCAGCACCACGGTATAAGCTTAAGTCTGATGATTTAGGGTCAATAAGCACTGTTTTGCCTGCTTTCTTTGCAACCTGAACCATTTGTTGAATTAAGCTCAGTGAGCCTTTGTTGTAATCAGAGAACAACACAAAGTCATAATCATCCAATACTAGCTCTAGGCGATTAAGTAATAGTTGACTGTGCTGGTCAGTGAAGGTTTCTTCAAGGTCTAAACGAACAACTTGCTGATGACGACTAATAACACGCATTTTAGAAATTGTCGGTAAGTCACACACACTTACAAGTTGCGAATCAATTTTTTCTGAACTTAAGATGGTTTCAAGAATTTGCCCGCTTTCATCTTCACCGACTAAACCTAATAGGC
This region includes:
- the tdh gene encoding L-threonine 3-dehydrogenase is translated as MKALSKLKAEPGIWMTDAPKPEVGHNDLLIKIRKTAICGTDVHIYKWDEWAQNTIPTPMVVGHEYVGEVIDMGQEVRGFQVGDRVSGEGHITCGHCRNCRAGRVHLCRNTTGVGVNREGAFAEYLVIPAFNAFKIPDNISDELASIFDPFGNAVHTALSFDLVGEDVLITGAGPIGIMAAAVAKHVGARHVVITDVNEYRLDLARKMGATRAVNVANEKLEDVMKELGMTEGFDIGLEMSGVPVAFNSMLNNMNHGGKIAMLGIPPSDMAVDWNQVIFKGLIIKGIYGREMFETWYKMASLIQSGLDLNPIITHQFSVDDFQKGFDTMISGQSGKVILNWD
- a CDS encoding glycine C-acetyltransferase, with the protein product MRASAFFNQLQQQIDEVKAEGLYKSERVITSQQQAQIEVASGDKVINFCANNYLGLANSPELIKAAQQGLDDHGFGVASVRFICGTQDIHKTLEQKISEFLETEDTILYSSCFDANAGLFETILGPDDAIISDALNHASIIDGVRLCKAKRFRYANNDMSDLEKQLIAADEAGAKTKLIATDGVFSMDGVICNLKAVCDLADKYDALVMVDDSHAVGFVGENGKGTPEYCGVLDRVDIITGTLGKALGGASGGYTSGKKEIVEWLRQRSRPYLFSNSLAPSIVTASIKVLEMLSNGGELRAKLWDNAKYFREQMEAAGFTCAGKDHAIIPVMLGDAKVASMMADKLLAEGIYVTGFSFPVVPKGQARIRTQISAAHTKEQLDTAIAAFTRIGKEMGVI
- the gmhB gene encoding D-glycero-beta-D-manno-heptose 1,7-bisphosphate 7-phosphatase; translation: MSKVLFLDRDGVVNADHGYVYKPDEFEFLPGVFDACKKFIDAGYEIVIVTNQSGIGRGYYSEQDFLNLTDWMKAEFMRHDVPILDVYFCPHHPTKAEPAYLQDCHCRKPAPGMLLQAIEEHSITPSQSIMVGDKLGDLIAAERAKIATRVLVRSGQSYAESTEQHADYVCESLADLPALILQS
- a CDS encoding glycosyltransferase family 9 protein, whose protein sequence is MTQSTSYSDICILRLSAIGDVCHAVSAVQAIQKAHPKAKITWVIGKVEAMLLADLPGVEFVVFDKKQGKQAYQHLKDTFKGRKFDVLLHMQVALRANLAARCIPAKVKVGFDWARSKELHSLFINKRIAPQSEAHVLEGFKGFAQAIGVPDYAPHWQMPITDEHQQAADALLGEERLAGRIFVISPAASKKERNWLPERYAALAEHAYQQGFSVVITGGPTPLEIELSEQIISQTNAPVLNLVGKTKLKELLCVLKRASLVLAPDTGPAHMAVTVGTPVIGLYAHSNPKRTGPYLYLDYVVEVYHQNLREQTGKTAQELPWGTRVKGADLMTQISIDEVIAMFNRVVDKEQLS
- a CDS encoding 3-deoxy-D-manno-octulosonic acid kinase; this encodes MFETQHLQNTTLLCHPDYKDELTQQWFDASYWQQQEKIVGAKKGRATAWFFKHQQLTGVLRHYWRGGLVGKLLSDQYLYFGLKQTRVYKEFTLMMRLRELGLNVPTPIGAKIKTSGFIYRGDIITEAVTGAKSVLDILITRPLSQSELKAIAATLSDFHNHGVYHADLNINNILFDDTGTVFIIDFDRGEIKKPHPSWQTENIKRLARSFAKEQGRNEEMHWRQSDWQSLICDYQALLKT
- the hldE gene encoding bifunctional D-glycero-beta-D-manno-heptose-7-phosphate kinase/D-glycero-beta-D-manno-heptose 1-phosphate adenylyltransferase HldE, with amino-acid sequence MDLALLKNLSKARILVVGDVMLDRYWHGDSGRISPEAPVPVVKVSKFEDKAGGAANVAKNIARLDGKVGLLGLVGEDESGQILETILSSEKIDSQLVSVCDLPTISKMRVISRHQQVVRLDLEETFTDQHSQLLLNRLELVLDDYDFVLFSDYNKGSLSLIQQMVQVAKKAGKTVLIDPKSSDLSLYRGADYITPNLNEFKLAGGLTDSEQNLTDSARKLISEAGIAAMLLTRSEHGMSLISQTEKHDFAAQQLEVSDVTGAGDTVIATLAVMLGAGMAAKDAVEIANLAAGIAVSKLGAATVSPEELSRKLGQYLQQTGEHYQTPFEDVLQHIEFAKQNGEKIVFTNGCFDILHAGHVRYLAQAKARGDRLVVGLNNDESITRLKGPQRPINPLDERAMVLSALASVDWVIPFGSVEENDTPAKLIEQISPDVLVKGGDYTVDQIAGADHVLRHGGKVEVLEFLNGCSTSNVISKIKS